In the genome of Acidobacteriota bacterium, one region contains:
- a CDS encoding M28 family peptidase: protein MLNSSRVSGITATAISLALVFTAPIGCLSQSSKTAGPDVVRSRPDKDADFDAGRAYEHVKRLVAIGPRPSGSEAIKKAQDYVEKELKSFGLKVSEDNFTAETPRGTVAMKNIIGELRGQKPDLVLITGHYDTKLQSGFVGANDGGSSAAAVLETARVLSKTTPEYTLWFVLFDGEEAVVDWSAMDGKDNTYGSRHLASKLKADGTLSLVKALVLFDMIGDKDLDIKREGESTPWMVDAVWKAAHALGYQKQFLNSEQYISDDHLPFKDAGVPVIDLIDFNYGPGHSYWHTNLDTLDKISGDSIKVVGDAVIRALPEIFRHLKKPPISAAKPVPN from the coding sequence ATGCTCAACAGCTCACGAGTTAGTGGAATAACCGCTACCGCGATTTCTTTGGCCCTGGTTTTCACTGCTCCAATCGGTTGCCTTTCTCAATCAAGCAAGACTGCCGGGCCCGACGTTGTTCGATCGAGGCCGGATAAGGACGCTGACTTCGACGCAGGTCGCGCGTATGAACATGTCAAGAGGCTGGTGGCGATTGGTCCTCGTCCCTCTGGATCAGAGGCCATCAAGAAGGCTCAGGATTATGTCGAGAAAGAACTGAAGAGCTTCGGCCTGAAAGTTAGCGAAGACAACTTCACTGCCGAAACGCCGCGCGGTACGGTGGCGATGAAGAACATCATCGGCGAGCTGCGCGGGCAAAAACCGGACCTCGTTTTGATCACCGGGCACTACGATACGAAACTACAAAGCGGTTTTGTCGGTGCTAACGATGGTGGCTCCAGCGCCGCAGCGGTCCTCGAAACCGCCCGTGTGTTGTCAAAGACGACCCCTGAATACACGTTGTGGTTCGTCCTGTTCGACGGCGAGGAAGCAGTGGTTGATTGGAGCGCGATGGACGGCAAAGACAACACATACGGCAGCCGCCATCTTGCATCAAAGTTAAAAGCTGATGGCACGCTAAGCCTGGTCAAGGCGCTTGTGCTGTTTGATATGATCGGCGACAAGGATCTCGACATCAAGCGAGAGGGCGAGTCAACTCCGTGGATGGTTGACGCGGTCTGGAAGGCAGCCCACGCACTTGGCTATCAAAAACAATTCCTGAATAGCGAGCAGTACATTTCGGACGATCACCTGCCCTTTAAGGACGCCGGCGTTCCGGTCATTGACCTGATTGATTTCAACTATGGCCCGGGGCATTCTTACTGGCACACCAATCTTGATACGCTCGATAAGATCAGCGGCGATAGCATAAAAGTCGTCGGCGATGCGGTCATCCGAGCACTTCCTGAGATCTTCAGACACCTGAAGAAGCCTCCCATCTCAGCGGCGAAGCCCGTCCCCAACTAG
- a CDS encoding type II toxin-antitoxin system PemK/MazF family toxin, with the protein MSVERWSIWKANLDPVIGSEQGRVRPVLVISETMNNDLLRVVNVLPITSRKGDNIFDSVYAP; encoded by the coding sequence GTGAGTGTCGAACGATGGAGTATCTGGAAGGCGAATCTGGATCCGGTCATCGGCTCGGAGCAAGGTCGAGTTCGCCCAGTGCTAGTAATTAGCGAAACTATGAATAATGATCTTCTGCGTGTGGTGAACGTTCTTCCGATAACCTCTCGCAAGGGTGATAATATATTTGACTCAGTTTACGCCCCGTGA
- a CDS encoding LON peptidase substrate-binding domain-containing protein: MPESLEELESIAVFPLATVLFPGALLPLHIFEDRYLKMFRYAIENGGVFGLSYRSDSAIGRETPPDTGSVGCVAKINAVVPLEGGRMNIISTGLVRYRVLGLLQSTPFIIARIEPVTDDLEPGEDLNRIFDDIVEICRKFLVAAQALDEPNAPGNQELPEGPEAFSLLVASALPIDNDAKQTFLEMTSTRLRLSRLRPYVTSAFADYRDRIEVQQMAKGNGHGRMRSEH; this comes from the coding sequence GTGCCGGAGAGTCTCGAAGAACTTGAATCAATAGCCGTCTTTCCGCTTGCGACGGTCCTGTTTCCCGGAGCGCTTCTGCCCTTGCACATCTTCGAGGACCGCTACCTTAAGATGTTCCGCTACGCAATCGAGAACGGCGGAGTGTTTGGGCTGTCCTACCGCAGCGACTCCGCGATCGGGCGCGAGACTCCTCCGGACACGGGCAGCGTGGGATGTGTTGCGAAGATCAACGCCGTCGTCCCGCTTGAGGGAGGCAGGATGAACATCATCTCCACAGGCCTGGTCCGCTATAGAGTCCTGGGATTGCTACAGTCAACGCCCTTCATCATCGCGAGGATTGAGCCGGTCACCGATGATCTCGAACCTGGTGAAGACTTGAATCGGATTTTCGACGACATCGTGGAAATCTGCAGGAAATTCCTGGTGGCGGCTCAGGCGCTCGACGAACCGAATGCTCCGGGCAATCAGGAGCTACCCGAAGGGCCCGAAGCCTTCTCTTTGTTGGTGGCGTCAGCTTTGCCAATCGACAACGATGCAAAGCAGACATTCCTTGAAATGACCTCTACGAGACTACGTCTCAGCCGGCTGAGGCCTTACGTAACCTCTGCATTTGCAGATTACCGCGATCGAATAGAGGTTCAGCAAATGGCGAAAGGAAATGGGCACGGACGAATGCGCAGCGAGCATTGA
- a CDS encoding XdhC family protein, with product MKTMWKDILDQATRLRAEEEPFVIATVVAYKSPQSARPGSKAIILPDGSINGWIGGGCVQPIVIREALKALHTGEPKLVSISPDSAHDDWKGVESHQMTCHGGGSLEIYLEPVLPKPALLIVGNSPIAQILSGLGKLLDFKVSVADPDATHERFPEADLVLTDLSAARNRLDSASYVVVATMGTGDEEGLEAVAGTTPKYLGLVASAKKAKALFQYLQDKGVPAKDLDRVRCPAGLSLGSETLPEIALSVMAEIVQLRRAVTQPAAQPGKPGLNLPVMISTTSAEASPEPTSEARDPVCGMTVDPASAKYKSHVEDATVYFCCIRCKESFDRSPESYRTQSVGGL from the coding sequence ATGAAGACGATGTGGAAAGACATCCTCGATCAGGCTACCCGGTTGCGCGCTGAAGAAGAGCCGTTCGTCATCGCCACCGTCGTAGCTTACAAGAGCCCTCAGTCGGCGAGGCCCGGATCGAAGGCCATCATACTTCCTGACGGCTCGATCAACGGCTGGATCGGCGGCGGGTGCGTTCAGCCCATCGTCATTCGCGAAGCTCTGAAGGCTCTGCACACAGGCGAGCCAAAGCTCGTAAGTATCAGCCCCGACTCTGCGCACGATGACTGGAAAGGAGTCGAATCACATCAGATGACTTGTCACGGTGGCGGCTCGCTCGAGATCTACCTGGAACCTGTGCTTCCCAAACCCGCGCTTCTGATCGTCGGCAATTCACCAATTGCGCAGATTCTTTCCGGACTCGGCAAGCTGCTCGACTTCAAGGTGTCTGTCGCTGATCCCGACGCGACTCACGAGCGATTCCCGGAGGCTGACCTCGTACTGACGGATCTCAGTGCGGCAAGGAACCGCCTAGATTCAGCCAGCTACGTAGTGGTCGCGACGATGGGAACCGGCGACGAGGAGGGTCTTGAAGCAGTCGCCGGCACAACTCCGAAATACCTCGGTCTCGTCGCAAGCGCAAAGAAAGCAAAAGCGCTGTTTCAATATCTTCAAGACAAAGGTGTGCCCGCCAAAGATCTCGACCGGGTAAGGTGCCCGGCCGGGCTCAGTCTGGGAAGCGAGACGCTGCCCGAGATCGCGCTCAGCGTTATGGCGGAGATAGTTCAGTTGCGAAGGGCCGTTACGCAGCCGGCGGCTCAACCGGGCAAGCCAGGGTTGAATCTGCCGGTCATGATTAGCACAACGTCGGCTGAGGCGTCGCCAGAGCCAACCTCTGAAGCGCGCGATCCTGTGTGTGGGATGACCGTCGATCCGGCGAGCGCGAAATACAAGTCACACGTCGAGGACGCGACCGTTTACTTCTGCTGCATTCGATGTAAGGAATCGTTTGACCGGTCGCCCGAATCCTATCGGACACAAAGCGTTGGTGGGCTATGA
- a CDS encoding type II toxin-antitoxin system PemK/MazF family toxin, whose product MLKRFWEGILCLCFHTQDCLTDGLLCQVYYYPRKAARRIHPNESLIPSGAGGLTVDSVVLCYQIKTLDRQRLARMYGTLNDTARRDEVLKALRYQLGI is encoded by the coding sequence TTGCTGAAGCGTTTTTGGGAAGGCATTCTGTGTCTGTGTTTCCATACTCAGGATTGTCTCACAGATGGCTTACTGTGTCAAGTATATTATTACCCTCGCAAGGCGGCCCGCCGTATTCATCCGAACGAATCGTTGATCCCAAGCGGCGCGGGTGGCTTAACAGTAGACTCAGTTGTTCTGTGCTATCAGATCAAGACGCTCGATAGACAACGACTGGCTCGAATGTATGGCACGCTCAACGATACGGCGCGGCGCGACGAGGTTCTGAAGGCGCTGCGTTATCAGCTAGGAATTTGA
- a CDS encoding aerobic carbon-monoxide dehydrogenase large subunit — translation MEPRTSPEIGGMGHSVKRKEDPRFIRGQGTYVDDVVLPDMLYLDIVRSPYAHATIKSIDTSKALAIPGVVAVITGKDLAQYNLHWMPTLMSDTQMVLPVDKVMYQAQEVAAVLATTRYIAADGIDAVEVDYDPLPVVVDPKKALLPDAPVLRTDKEGKKDNHIWHWEWGDRAATDKTFQDAEVTVKEDIYIPRIHVSSIETCGCVAHFNKVTGKLVVWMTTQAPHAIRTVFALVAGHVGLAEHKIQIISPDIGGGFGGKVPVYPGYVIAVAASVLTGKPVKWIEDRMENLQADSFARDYHITAELAGKKDGTMTGIRIKTIADHGYTDAAANPSKFPAGLFHICTGSYDLKAAHVEVDGVYTNKPPGGIAYRCSFRVTEAVHTIERMADIMAHQIGMDPAEFRLKNFIKPEQFPYKSALGWEYDSGNYAGALKLAMERVGYDDLRKEQTEKRARGELMGIGISSFTEIVGAGPSKDFDILGIKMFDSAEIRIHPTGKVIARFGTKSQGQGHETTYAQIVAEELGIPVADIAVEEGDTDTAPYGLGTYASRSTPVAGAACAMAARKIRDKAKKIAAYLLEAHEDDLEWEPGKFSVKGSPDRAKTIQEISLAAYTNHPPGMEAGLEAVDYYDPPNLTYPFGSYICVVDIDKGTGEVKVRRFMAVDDCGNIINPMIVEGQIHGGLTMGLAPAMYEEIQYDESGNNLNGSFMNYLVPTAVETPNWETGKTCTPSPHHPLGAKGVGESATAGAPPAIVNAVVDALWHLGVRHIDIPITPAKVWKLLREKGVTE, via the coding sequence ATGGAGCCAAGGACTTCACCAGAAATCGGCGGGATGGGCCATTCGGTCAAACGGAAGGAGGACCCGCGATTCATTCGAGGCCAGGGGACCTATGTCGACGATGTTGTGCTGCCCGATATGCTTTACCTGGACATCGTCCGCAGTCCATACGCGCACGCGACCATCAAGAGCATCGACACGTCAAAGGCGCTGGCGATCCCGGGCGTGGTGGCGGTTATTACGGGCAAGGATCTCGCGCAGTACAACCTCCACTGGATGCCAACACTGATGTCCGATACGCAGATGGTTCTGCCTGTGGACAAGGTGATGTATCAGGCTCAAGAAGTCGCGGCGGTGCTCGCGACGACCCGGTACATCGCGGCCGACGGAATTGATGCCGTCGAAGTTGACTATGATCCTCTGCCGGTCGTCGTCGATCCAAAGAAAGCGCTCCTGCCTGATGCGCCTGTTCTTCGAACCGACAAGGAGGGCAAGAAAGATAATCACATCTGGCATTGGGAGTGGGGCGACAGGGCTGCGACCGACAAGACGTTTCAAGACGCCGAAGTGACGGTAAAAGAAGATATCTACATCCCGCGGATTCACGTCTCGTCGATCGAGACCTGCGGCTGCGTCGCGCATTTCAACAAGGTGACCGGCAAGCTGGTCGTCTGGATGACGACCCAAGCGCCACACGCGATTCGCACCGTGTTTGCTCTGGTCGCCGGGCACGTCGGACTTGCCGAGCACAAGATTCAAATCATCTCGCCGGACATCGGCGGCGGGTTCGGCGGCAAGGTCCCGGTGTACCCCGGCTACGTGATTGCCGTCGCCGCGTCAGTGCTCACCGGCAAGCCGGTCAAATGGATCGAGGACCGGATGGAGAATCTGCAGGCAGATTCGTTCGCGCGTGACTATCATATAACCGCCGAGCTGGCCGGTAAGAAAGACGGCACGATGACCGGGATTCGAATCAAAACCATCGCCGATCACGGTTACACCGACGCGGCGGCAAACCCCTCGAAGTTTCCGGCGGGGCTGTTTCACATCTGCACCGGCTCCTACGACCTGAAAGCCGCGCACGTTGAAGTCGATGGCGTGTACACCAACAAGCCGCCGGGTGGCATCGCTTACCGGTGCTCGTTCCGGGTCACCGAAGCCGTGCACACCATCGAGCGCATGGCCGACATCATGGCTCACCAGATCGGGATGGATCCCGCCGAGTTCCGCTTGAAGAATTTCATCAAACCGGAACAGTTCCCTTACAAGTCCGCGCTCGGCTGGGAGTACGACAGCGGGAACTACGCCGGCGCTTTGAAGCTCGCGATGGAGAGAGTTGGATACGACGATCTCCGAAAAGAACAAACCGAGAAACGCGCGCGCGGCGAGTTGATGGGAATTGGCATTTCGAGCTTCACCGAGATCGTCGGGGCAGGTCCGTCGAAGGACTTCGACATTCTCGGGATAAAGATGTTCGACAGCGCCGAGATTCGCATCCATCCTACGGGCAAGGTGATCGCGCGATTCGGCACCAAGTCGCAGGGGCAGGGACACGAGACGACCTACGCGCAGATCGTCGCTGAGGAGCTTGGCATTCCAGTCGCCGACATCGCGGTCGAAGAGGGCGACACCGACACGGCGCCTTACGGGCTTGGCACTTATGCGAGCCGCAGCACGCCTGTTGCCGGCGCAGCTTGCGCAATGGCGGCGCGCAAAATCAGAGACAAAGCGAAAAAGATCGCAGCGTATTTGCTCGAGGCTCATGAGGATGACCTCGAGTGGGAGCCGGGCAAGTTCTCTGTCAAAGGCTCGCCCGATCGCGCAAAGACGATTCAGGAGATTTCGCTTGCGGCTTACACGAATCATCCCCCGGGAATGGAGGCGGGACTCGAGGCCGTCGATTACTACGACCCACCGAATCTCACCTATCCGTTCGGGAGCTACATCTGTGTGGTGGACATCGATAAGGGAACCGGCGAAGTGAAGGTGCGCCGTTTCATGGCAGTGGACGACTGCGGCAACATCATCAATCCGATGATCGTGGAGGGGCAGATTCACGGCGGACTAACGATGGGCCTGGCGCCGGCGATGTACGAAGAGATTCAGTACGACGAGAGCGGCAACAATTTGAACGGCAGCTTTATGAATTATCTGGTGCCGACTGCAGTTGAGACGCCCAATTGGGAAACGGGTAAGACCTGCACTCCGTCGCCGCATCATCCACTCGGCGCGAAGGGCGTCGGCGAGTCAGCAACCGCCGGGGCTCCCCCAGCGATCGTGAATGCGGTGGTTGACGCGTTGTGGCATCTGGGTGTGAGGCACATCGATATTCCGATAACTCCGGCAAAGGTGTGGAAGCTTTTGAGGGAGAAGGGTGTGACGGAGTAA
- a CDS encoding IS1595 family transposase, whose translation METQTQNAFPKTLQQAIVYFANPDNALNFMITLRWPNGITCPRCACDAYTFISTRRTWQCKACKKMFTVKLGTLMEDSPIGLDKWMAAIWMIGGAKNGISSYEIHRGLGITQKSAWFLMHRIRLAMQTGTFEKLGGEGQQVEADETFIGGAARFMHKHKRAEKIGTKTGFVGKVAVMGLLERHGGDVRCKVIPSRRKETIQKAVRDDVEQGSFLFTDALGSYEGMDEYIHQVVDHAEKYVDGQIHTNGLENFWCLLKRCIKGTYISIEPFHLFRYLDEQSFRFNNRKVTDQIRFLAISRLIVGRRLTYKQLTGKLG comes from the coding sequence ATGGAAACACAGACACAGAATGCCTTCCCAAAAACGCTTCAGCAAGCAATCGTTTACTTTGCGAATCCAGACAACGCGCTGAACTTCATGATCACTCTGCGATGGCCGAACGGCATCACGTGCCCGCGTTGCGCGTGTGACGCCTACACGTTCATTTCTACCCGCCGGACGTGGCAGTGCAAAGCCTGCAAGAAAATGTTCACGGTCAAGCTCGGAACCTTGATGGAAGATTCGCCCATCGGCCTCGACAAGTGGATGGCCGCTATCTGGATGATCGGCGGCGCAAAGAACGGCATTAGCTCTTATGAAATCCATCGCGGCCTTGGCATAACTCAGAAGTCCGCTTGGTTCTTGATGCACAGAATTAGACTCGCGATGCAAACGGGAACCTTTGAGAAGTTGGGCGGCGAAGGCCAACAGGTTGAAGCTGATGAGACGTTCATCGGCGGCGCGGCCAGATTCATGCACAAGCACAAGCGAGCGGAGAAGATCGGAACCAAGACCGGATTCGTCGGTAAGGTCGCGGTCATGGGATTGCTTGAGAGACACGGCGGCGACGTGCGATGCAAGGTAATTCCAAGCCGCCGCAAGGAAACGATTCAGAAAGCAGTCAGAGACGACGTTGAACAAGGCTCCTTCCTATTCACGGACGCGCTTGGTTCCTACGAAGGAATGGACGAATACATTCATCAGGTCGTTGACCATGCCGAAAAATATGTTGATGGTCAAATTCATACAAACGGTCTTGAGAACTTCTGGTGTCTTTTGAAGCGGTGCATCAAGGGCACGTATATCAGTATCGAGCCGTTCCATTTGTTTCGCTACCTCGATGAGCAATCATTCAGATTCAACAATCGCAAGGTGACGGACCAAATTCGATTCTTAGCCATCTCTCGCTTGATTGTTGGCCGCAGACTGACCTACAAACAGTTGACCGGGAAGTTAGGGTAA
- a CDS encoding SRPBCC family protein: protein MAVCLPGAELLESRDDQSYLGAVKVKVGPVAMSYKGVVKFTELDEQARVVRLVGEGREASGGGSAKLTMLSKITSLSNGASQVIVEAEVDIVGKIVQFGRGMIEEVSRQLFRQFAACVKQHLEVTEEPQAVEEPRTETEAVSAVPLALRALWAVVVRSFMRLFGKQAN from the coding sequence GTGGCGGTCTGTTTGCCAGGAGCTGAGTTGCTGGAATCGCGCGACGATCAATCATATCTTGGCGCTGTGAAAGTGAAGGTCGGCCCCGTCGCGATGTCATACAAGGGCGTTGTGAAGTTCACCGAGCTGGACGAACAGGCTCGGGTGGTTCGTCTTGTCGGTGAGGGCCGCGAAGCAAGTGGGGGAGGTTCGGCAAAGCTCACGATGCTAAGCAAGATCACATCTCTATCAAATGGAGCTTCGCAGGTGATTGTCGAAGCCGAAGTGGACATCGTCGGAAAGATCGTTCAGTTCGGACGGGGAATGATCGAGGAGGTCTCCAGACAACTGTTCCGTCAATTCGCGGCGTGTGTCAAACAACACCTCGAGGTTACCGAGGAACCCCAAGCTGTCGAAGAACCTCGCACTGAAACCGAAGCTGTAAGCGCGGTCCCGCTCGCACTACGCGCCTTATGGGCGGTGGTCGTGCGCTCATTCATGCGTTTGTTTGGAAAACAAGCAAACTGA
- a CDS encoding MoxR family ATPase has translation MREEVRQIQELLEQQAYVTDAAVATSLYLAMALGKPLLIEGPAGVGKTEIAKVLASALDTQLIRLQCYEGLDANTALYEWNYPKQMLHIKLQESTPGAAAEKEASIFSEPFLLKRPLLQAITDPVRSPVLLIDEVDRSDEEFEAFLLEVLSEFQVTIPEIGSIAATHRPHVVLTSNRSRELSDALKRRCLYLWIDYPSFDKELQIVRSKVPAISEALSSELTRVIQAARALNLSKVPGVAETLDWAASLVALNTTHLDREVVSETMGCFLKDEADLRKFETEAGHRLDEMMSPGS, from the coding sequence TTGAGAGAAGAGGTTCGGCAGATCCAGGAGTTGCTCGAGCAACAAGCCTACGTTACGGACGCCGCCGTCGCCACATCGTTGTACCTTGCGATGGCGCTCGGCAAGCCGTTGTTGATTGAAGGCCCCGCGGGCGTTGGCAAGACCGAGATCGCGAAGGTGCTCGCCAGCGCGCTGGACACGCAATTGATAAGGCTTCAGTGCTACGAAGGCTTGGACGCCAACACCGCGCTTTATGAATGGAACTACCCCAAGCAGATGCTTCATATCAAGCTGCAGGAGTCTACACCGGGTGCCGCGGCTGAAAAAGAAGCGTCGATCTTCAGCGAGCCATTCCTTCTGAAGCGTCCGTTGCTCCAGGCAATAACCGATCCGGTTCGCTCTCCTGTACTGTTGATTGACGAAGTAGATCGCAGCGATGAGGAATTCGAGGCCTTCTTGCTGGAGGTACTCTCGGAGTTTCAGGTCACCATTCCCGAGATCGGCTCGATTGCGGCGACGCATCGGCCGCACGTCGTGCTTACGTCGAATCGCTCGCGCGAGCTTTCCGATGCGTTGAAACGCAGATGCCTTTATCTTTGGATTGACTACCCGTCGTTCGACAAGGAGTTGCAGATCGTCCGCAGCAAAGTGCCCGCAATCAGCGAGGCGCTTTCTTCCGAGCTGACGCGCGTGATCCAGGCCGCTAGAGCGCTCAATCTGTCTAAGGTTCCCGGCGTCGCGGAGACGCTCGACTGGGCGGCCTCTCTCGTTGCATTAAACACGACGCACCTCGATCGGGAAGTAGTCAGCGAGACGATGGGTTGCTTCCTCAAGGACGAGGCAGACCTGCGCAAGTTTGAAACTGAGGCCGGCCATCGCCTCGATGAAATGATGAGTCCCGGGTCATGA
- a CDS encoding nucleotidyltransferase family protein — translation MRKFISGLVLGAGASTRLGQPKQLLPYRGTTLLEWVVGQARRAPALDEVVVVLGRAAEEVRKQVDFGGAKVVDNPVFGEGCASSYRAGIGAIDAKSDAIMILLGDQPGVSAEIIDRVAEVYRQRVNQIVLASYRGRKGHPMLFAQPLFDKLVELHGDKAAWKLVDANPGLAGAAEFDLPFPEDINTREDFERLSEAR, via the coding sequence ATGAGGAAATTCATTTCCGGGCTGGTTCTAGGCGCTGGAGCGTCAACCCGCCTCGGGCAGCCTAAGCAGCTTCTGCCATACCGAGGGACAACCTTGCTCGAATGGGTTGTCGGGCAGGCTCGGCGAGCCCCCGCGCTTGATGAGGTTGTCGTTGTCCTTGGCCGAGCGGCTGAGGAAGTCCGCAAGCAGGTGGACTTCGGCGGCGCAAAGGTCGTCGACAATCCAGTGTTCGGCGAAGGGTGCGCTTCTTCGTACCGCGCCGGCATAGGGGCAATCGACGCGAAGTCAGACGCCATAATGATCCTTCTCGGCGATCAACCCGGAGTTAGTGCCGAAATAATAGACCGAGTGGCTGAAGTCTACAGGCAACGCGTCAATCAGATTGTGCTGGCTTCTTATCGCGGACGAAAAGGTCACCCGATGCTTTTTGCGCAGCCGTTGTTTGACAAGTTGGTTGAGTTGCACGGGGACAAGGCAGCGTGGAAGCTCGTTGACGCGAACCCCGGCCTGGCCGGCGCAGCGGAGTTCGATCTTCCCTTCCCTGAAGACATCAACACGCGCGAGGACTTCGAGCGTTTATCCGAAGCGAGGTAG
- a CDS encoding glycosyltransferase family 87 protein, protein MTKASRILLMLACSVVIALLGFLFVRNLIDFPVYYAAGRSLLNGRADLYSPDFALGRVMDYRYPPFFLVALAPLWVLPYSVAAYIWYVLSVLEIAGCVLIISRTFPALRLSKMLWLVVALAVSQHFVMALHYGNAHLLATFFLFASLYCFLRKKDVAAAALMALAITIKLTPVLLLPYFAVKRRWKLLAAVGVFLIAINVAPSLYFGFRGNTELLRSWYHHVVASQEFHEDNGPINLSLKGQLRRYLSTVDYSQRVDFDAQYPAINFASLPRDKVDVAWAVIAAGLFAGVLLLVWRESRISTPGVHRDDSEPAMQSGLLSQELAVMICLMLLAGPLTSKIYFIGLLWPVACLASLAVDRNAREGRFAMRTLLVVAFINSVLPLLPGRSVQRLLLVLGFDFFVNCLLVTALVYALVSRHRALRAQSGEPQTQALS, encoded by the coding sequence ATGACAAAGGCCTCACGCATTCTTCTCATGCTGGCGTGCTCAGTTGTGATCGCGCTTCTAGGCTTTCTCTTTGTGCGCAACTTGATAGATTTTCCGGTCTACTACGCTGCGGGCCGCTCACTCCTTAACGGTCGTGCCGATCTTTACTCGCCCGACTTCGCGCTGGGCCGGGTGATGGACTACAGGTATCCCCCGTTTTTCCTCGTCGCGCTGGCGCCTCTGTGGGTCCTTCCATACTCAGTCGCCGCGTACATCTGGTACGTGCTTTCAGTGTTGGAGATCGCCGGGTGCGTCCTGATAATCAGCCGAACGTTTCCGGCGCTTCGCCTGTCAAAGATGTTATGGCTCGTCGTGGCGCTCGCTGTGAGTCAGCACTTTGTGATGGCGCTGCACTATGGGAATGCGCATTTGCTGGCAACGTTTTTCTTGTTCGCGTCGCTGTATTGTTTTCTTCGGAAGAAGGATGTGGCGGCCGCGGCGCTGATGGCATTGGCCATTACCATCAAGCTAACGCCGGTCCTGCTCCTGCCGTACTTCGCCGTGAAGCGGCGCTGGAAGCTGCTCGCCGCTGTTGGCGTGTTCTTAATAGCGATCAATGTAGCGCCATCCCTGTACTTTGGCTTTCGTGGCAATACTGAGTTGCTCAGGTCTTGGTACCACCATGTTGTCGCCAGCCAGGAGTTTCATGAGGACAACGGGCCGATAAACCTTTCGTTGAAGGGGCAACTGCGGCGTTATCTGTCGACAGTGGACTATTCGCAGAGAGTGGATTTCGACGCTCAGTATCCGGCTATCAACTTCGCATCACTGCCTCGAGACAAGGTAGATGTAGCCTGGGCGGTCATCGCCGCCGGATTATTCGCCGGGGTTCTTCTTCTGGTGTGGCGTGAATCGCGTATTTCAACTCCTGGCGTCCATCGTGACGATTCTGAGCCGGCTATGCAAAGCGGACTCTTATCTCAAGAATTAGCGGTGATGATTTGCTTGATGTTATTGGCAGGTCCGCTTACGTCGAAGATCTATTTCATCGGGTTGCTTTGGCCGGTTGCATGTCTGGCGAGCCTGGCCGTTGACCGCAATGCCCGCGAGGGTAGATTCGCAATGCGGACTCTGCTCGTCGTGGCGTTCATCAATTCTGTTTTGCCCTTGCTGCCCGGACGCTCGGTTCAAAGGCTGCTGCTTGTTCTCGGGTTCGACTTCTTTGTGAACTGTCTGCTAGTGACGGCGCTGGTGTATGCACTGGTGTCTCGGCATCGCGCACTTCGAGCGCAATCCGGCGAACCGCAAACGCAAGCCCTGTCATGA